Proteins found in one Nanoarchaeota archaeon genomic segment:
- a CDS encoding TIGR00270 family protein, with the protein MNCEICDKRASNIVKIRLEGAVMNVCESCAKLGERIITPPVFAPRHEKVIDFSKEDIVENYASLVKNARERKGWTQEHLAREIQEKEFLIPRIEQGRMQPTIFLAKKLQHALGIQLIAMVAQGKVELEKLQSSGFTLGDLIKVKKK; encoded by the coding sequence ATGAACTGCGAAATCTGCGACAAGCGCGCCTCAAACATTGTGAAAATCAGGCTTGAAGGCGCCGTTATGAATGTCTGCGAATCATGCGCGAAACTGGGCGAACGCATTATAACACCCCCTGTTTTTGCTCCGAGGCACGAAAAAGTGATTGACTTCTCAAAAGAGGATATTGTTGAAAATTACGCATCGCTTGTGAAAAATGCGCGCGAAAGAAAGGGCTGGACGCAAGAACATCTGGCGCGCGAAATTCAGGAAAAAGAGTTTCTGATACCTCGGATAGAACAAGGGCGTATGCAACCGACAATATTCTTGGCGAAAAAACTGCAGCACGCGCTTGGAATACAACTGATTGCAATGGTTGCGCAAGGGAAAGTTGAACTTGAGAAATTGCAAAGCTCGGGATTTACGCTTGGAGATCTGATTAAAGTGAAGAAAAAGTGA